Proteins from one Ramlibacter sp. PS4R-6 genomic window:
- a CDS encoding TonB-dependent receptor, with protein MRIQRFQPTVLAGLIAAIAWPAARAQNAPQVTEFEQVIVTSQKRKENVQQVPLSVSVISGETLQENRVNDVSDLSRAVPNLSYSSQAGAGLSTLEIRGVSSQAGSATVSIYLDEVSLTTRNIYSQGAAEPRFFDLERVEVLRGPQGTLYGASSLGGTIRFVSKQPDPSKFTGSVLGELSTTSHGGTNHVLQGVLNVPLVQGSTALRVGVQTGRDSGWIDRVDPNTLGVIEKGINSTQWDVLKLALRTDLGRGWSVTPALFAQRYKSADIDAAYLNVGAFQLPQGSTADPPALALFQTSKPVREPATDKLRIPSLTVNGDVGIGDFTGILSGYQRRFDRIQDGTSINVPYIASQVADPALSNTVYALPSAVQLSNKIDQVSLELRVASKDYDAKRSPFTWIAGVYLAQTKTQVFDNEPIFGINAAFTAAGRDINNPNDMGGSFPGAFTGDSSYYSARHYRDKQSSVFGELTYHASPSLRAIAGVRVLSATQHFTREGDFYYAGGPSTAVIDSSAHAVTPRFAVDWDLSKETTVYANIAKGFRLGAANRPIPSPDVNPLVGQDLANLRLPNAIPAAFKPDSLWSYEVGSKSRLFDNRVALNLAAFYIDWKNIQQNVVLPQSGFDFETNVGKARSYGIEAEGRVRATDDLTLNASAGLTRATFAEDVVALGADSNGVLNARKGDWVQGVPRYNARLGFEYRFYPMTDAQAFVRASGQWTGPSHGTFVREQKDHLRPAYFTADASAGMSWKKWEVSLFVKNLTNNHRIIQQPSIQSVNQALYLRPRTIGVTVSYER; from the coding sequence ATGCGCATCCAACGCTTCCAGCCCACCGTCCTCGCCGGCCTGATCGCCGCCATCGCCTGGCCCGCCGCGCGCGCCCAGAACGCGCCGCAGGTGACGGAATTCGAGCAGGTGATCGTCACCTCGCAAAAGCGCAAGGAGAACGTGCAGCAGGTGCCGCTGTCGGTCTCCGTGATCTCGGGCGAGACGCTGCAGGAAAACCGCGTCAACGACGTCAGCGACCTGAGCCGCGCCGTGCCCAACCTGTCGTACTCCAGCCAGGCCGGCGCCGGCCTGTCGACGCTGGAGATCCGCGGCGTGAGCTCGCAGGCCGGCTCGGCGACGGTGTCGATCTACCTCGACGAGGTGTCGCTGACCACGCGCAACATCTACAGCCAGGGCGCGGCCGAACCGCGCTTCTTCGACCTCGAGCGCGTCGAGGTGCTGCGCGGCCCGCAGGGCACGCTGTACGGCGCCAGTTCGCTGGGCGGCACCATCCGCTTCGTCAGCAAACAGCCCGACCCGTCGAAGTTCACCGGCTCGGTGCTGGGCGAGCTCTCCACCACCTCGCACGGCGGCACCAACCACGTGCTGCAGGGTGTGCTGAACGTCCCGCTGGTGCAAGGCAGCACCGCGCTGCGCGTGGGCGTGCAGACCGGGCGCGACAGCGGCTGGATCGACCGCGTCGACCCGAACACGCTGGGCGTGATCGAGAAGGGCATCAACAGCACGCAGTGGGACGTGCTCAAGCTCGCGCTGCGCACCGACCTGGGCCGCGGGTGGTCGGTGACGCCGGCCCTGTTCGCGCAGCGCTACAAGAGCGCCGACATCGACGCGGCCTACCTGAACGTCGGCGCCTTCCAGCTGCCGCAGGGCTCCACCGCCGACCCGCCGGCGCTGGCGCTGTTCCAGACCAGCAAGCCGGTGCGCGAGCCCGCCACCGACAAGCTGCGCATCCCCAGCCTCACCGTCAACGGCGACGTCGGCATCGGCGACTTCACCGGCATCCTCTCGGGCTACCAGCGGCGCTTCGACCGCATCCAGGACGGCACCTCGATCAACGTGCCCTACATCGCGTCGCAGGTGGCGGACCCGGCGCTGTCCAACACGGTGTATGCGCTGCCCTCGGCGGTGCAGCTTTCGAACAAGATCGACCAGGTCTCGCTGGAGCTGCGTGTCGCGTCCAAGGACTACGACGCCAAGCGCAGCCCCTTCACGTGGATCGCCGGCGTGTACCTGGCGCAGACCAAGACGCAGGTCTTCGACAACGAGCCGATCTTCGGCATCAACGCTGCCTTCACGGCAGCGGGCCGCGACATCAACAACCCCAACGACATGGGCGGCAGCTTCCCCGGCGCGTTCACCGGCGACAGCTCCTACTACAGCGCGCGCCACTACCGCGACAAGCAAAGCTCGGTGTTCGGCGAGCTCACGTACCACGCCTCGCCCTCGCTGCGCGCCATCGCCGGCGTGCGCGTGCTGTCGGCCACGCAGCACTTCACGCGCGAGGGCGACTTCTACTACGCCGGCGGGCCGTCCACCGCCGTGATCGATTCGAGCGCGCACGCGGTGACGCCGCGCTTCGCGGTGGACTGGGACCTGTCGAAGGAAACCACGGTCTACGCCAACATCGCCAAGGGCTTCCGCCTGGGCGCGGCCAACCGCCCCATCCCCAGCCCCGACGTCAACCCGCTGGTGGGCCAGGACCTGGCGAACCTGCGCCTGCCCAACGCGATCCCCGCCGCCTTCAAGCCCGACAGCCTGTGGAGCTACGAGGTCGGCAGCAAGTCGCGCCTGTTCGACAACCGCGTCGCGCTCAACCTCGCGGCCTTCTACATCGATTGGAAGAACATCCAGCAGAACGTGGTGCTGCCGCAGTCGGGCTTCGATTTCGAGACCAACGTGGGCAAGGCCAGGAGCTACGGGATCGAGGCCGAAGGCCGCGTGCGCGCCACCGACGACCTGACGCTGAACGCATCGGCCGGCCTCACGCGCGCGACCTTCGCCGAGGACGTGGTGGCGCTGGGCGCCGACAGCAACGGCGTGCTGAACGCGCGCAAGGGTGACTGGGTGCAGGGCGTGCCGCGCTACAACGCGCGCCTGGGCTTCGAGTACCGCTTCTACCCGATGACCGACGCGCAGGCCTTCGTGCGCGCCAGCGGCCAGTGGACGGGCCCCAGCCACGGCACCTTCGTGCGCGAGCAGAAGGACCACCTGCGGCCGGCGTATTTCACCGCGGACGCGAGCGCCGGGATGTCGTGGAAGAAGTGGGAGGTGTCGCTGTTCGTCAAGAACCTCACCAACAACCACCGCATCATCCAGCAGCCCTCGATCCAGTCGGTGAACCAGGCGCTGTACCTGCGCCCGCGCACGATCGGCGTGACCGTGTCGTACGAGCGTTGA
- a CDS encoding DUF4214 domain-containing protein, producing MSSAFRRPLVAASLASSLVLAAALTACGGGGGTPAPTAQPMAATAGPAFAKARSAYSIAKTASGYTVTDLATGQQTAATASQFLTFSDVTVNLQIAAQAATLAPADLQLLTELYVAFFNRVPEADGLNFWIEQRKAGQTINAIADAFYAAAIQYSDITGYTPTMTNSDFVNIVYRNVLGRASADAEGLAYWSGALASGKETRGTLVSSILGSAHTFKGNATWGWVPDLLDNKLAVATSFAISNGLNYKDAATSITKTMQIAAAVTPTSTSAAMQLVTAVVGTGSGSSGSAGVATYDEASIPGYDMASTSLTGFVATNRGLYMQALDGDAAHILKLHGNPIFNDWTSVPFADGIYSYAPLNVYTEADRQVSFYWNRRGVESRWGLYTANTGSTPGFDVEDNMSISLVAAGGTSGVIAPRPWVVAGFNSDLQSLYQDDGAYTSVRKTSDYFGTAAAGSDQVANLSSAILVAHPTDGTVFVGLGNKLRVFSASGLQSTATLPGDSAISDMFWHDNVLYIGYGAKVYKRTAAGAVSEFAQLTGIAATLAELFPAPGRFCLNGGDVITADGMARRISDGYTRSWLSSGTLTTQQQQELAIVQSQVAGAGVWCSPNNLARVVYTVDLAEGKVRMFSAKN from the coding sequence ATGTCGTCCGCCTTCCGCCGCCCCCTCGTCGCGGCCTCCCTCGCTTCCTCCCTCGTCCTTGCCGCGGCGCTCACCGCTTGCGGCGGGGGCGGCGGCACGCCGGCGCCCACCGCCCAGCCGATGGCGGCGACCGCCGGCCCCGCGTTCGCCAAGGCGCGCAGCGCCTACTCGATCGCGAAAACCGCGAGCGGCTACACCGTGACCGACCTGGCCACGGGCCAGCAGACGGCGGCGACGGCCTCGCAGTTCCTCACGTTCTCGGACGTGACCGTGAACCTGCAGATCGCGGCGCAGGCGGCCACGTTGGCGCCCGCCGACCTGCAGCTGCTCACCGAGCTGTACGTGGCCTTCTTCAACCGCGTGCCCGAGGCCGACGGCCTGAACTTCTGGATCGAGCAGCGCAAGGCGGGGCAGACCATCAACGCGATCGCCGACGCGTTCTACGCCGCCGCCATCCAGTACAGCGACATCACGGGCTACACGCCCACGATGACCAATTCGGATTTCGTCAACATCGTCTACCGCAACGTGCTGGGCCGCGCCTCCGCCGATGCCGAAGGGCTGGCCTACTGGAGCGGCGCGCTCGCCAGCGGCAAGGAGACGCGCGGCACGCTCGTCTCGTCCATCCTGGGCTCGGCACACACCTTCAAGGGCAACGCCACCTGGGGCTGGGTGCCCGACCTGCTGGACAACAAGCTGGCCGTGGCGACATCGTTCGCGATCAGCAACGGCCTGAACTACAAGGACGCGGCCACGTCGATCACGAAGACGATGCAGATCGCCGCGGCCGTGACGCCCACGTCGACGTCGGCCGCGATGCAGCTGGTGACGGCGGTCGTCGGAACCGGCTCGGGCAGCAGTGGTTCAGCCGGCGTCGCGACATACGACGAGGCTTCGATCCCCGGCTACGACATGGCGAGCACGTCACTCACGGGCTTCGTGGCGACCAACCGCGGCCTCTACATGCAGGCGCTCGACGGCGACGCCGCCCACATCCTCAAGCTGCACGGCAACCCGATCTTCAACGACTGGACGAGCGTGCCCTTCGCGGACGGCATCTACAGCTACGCGCCGCTGAACGTCTACACCGAGGCCGACCGCCAGGTGAGCTTCTACTGGAACCGGCGCGGCGTCGAGTCACGCTGGGGCCTGTACACCGCCAACACCGGCTCGACGCCCGGCTTCGACGTCGAGGACAACATGTCGATCAGCCTCGTGGCGGCCGGCGGCACGTCCGGCGTGATCGCGCCGCGGCCGTGGGTGGTCGCCGGCTTCAACAGCGACCTGCAGTCCCTGTACCAGGACGACGGCGCCTACACGAGCGTGCGCAAGACGTCCGACTACTTCGGCACCGCCGCGGCGGGCTCGGACCAGGTCGCGAACCTGTCCAGCGCGATCCTCGTCGCCCACCCCACGGACGGCACCGTCTTCGTCGGCCTCGGCAACAAGCTGCGCGTGTTCTCGGCGAGCGGGCTGCAGTCGACCGCGACACTGCCGGGCGACAGCGCGATTTCCGACATGTTCTGGCACGACAACGTGCTGTACATCGGCTACGGCGCCAAGGTGTACAAGCGCACGGCGGCGGGCGCGGTGTCCGAGTTCGCGCAGCTCACGGGCATCGCCGCGACGCTGGCCGAGCTCTTCCCCGCCCCGGGCCGCTTCTGCCTGAACGGCGGCGACGTGATCACCGCCGACGGCATGGCCCGGCGCATCAGCGACGGCTACACGCGCAGCTGGCTGTCGTCGGGCACGCTGACGACGCAGCAGCAACAGGAGCTGGCGATCGTGCAGTCGCAGGTGGCGGGCGCGGGCGTGTGGTGCTCGCCGAACAACCTGGCCCGCGTGGTCTACACGGTGGACCTGGCCGAGGGCAAGGTGCGCATGTTCAGCGCGAAGAACTGA
- a CDS encoding SET domain-containing protein encodes MAEKQVDREAEVAGSATGAKKKSKAASGRRIQVRRSGVHGKGVFALQDIAEGETLIEYVGEIITWKQADKRAPSDPNDENHTFFFSIDDGKRVIDANVGGNAARWINHSCDPNCESDEDDETHRVFIKALRNIKAGEELNYDYGLVIDEPYTKKLKAQYLCLCGAKNCRGTMLAPKRGSRK; translated from the coding sequence ATGGCAGAAAAGCAGGTCGACCGCGAGGCTGAGGTAGCGGGTTCCGCCACCGGGGCGAAGAAGAAAAGCAAGGCGGCCTCGGGGCGCCGCATCCAGGTGCGCCGCTCGGGCGTCCACGGCAAGGGCGTCTTCGCCCTGCAGGACATCGCCGAGGGCGAGACCCTCATCGAGTACGTGGGCGAGATCATCACGTGGAAGCAGGCCGACAAGCGCGCGCCCAGCGATCCCAACGACGAGAACCACACGTTCTTCTTCTCCATCGACGACGGCAAGCGGGTGATCGACGCCAACGTGGGCGGCAACGCCGCGCGCTGGATCAATCACTCGTGCGACCCCAATTGCGAGTCGGACGAGGACGACGAGACGCACCGCGTCTTCATCAAGGCCCTGCGCAACATCAAGGCCGGCGAGGAGCTCAACTACGACTACGGCCTGGTGATCGACGAGCCGTACACGAAGAAGCTGAAGGCGCAGTACCTGTGCCTGTGCGGGGCGAAGAACTGCCGCGGCACGATGCTGGCGCCCAAGCGCGGCAGCCGCAAGTGA
- a CDS encoding glutathione S-transferase family protein, with product MTMKLYFGPGACSFVPHTLLETSGAAYEPVLVKLHKQENLGEAFRALNPRGQVPVVVDDGQAITQILAIVDYLDAKFPQCNFLPREPRERARVMETLAWMNNTAHPTFTHVFMPYKFVEGDGEQAAVKAHNAKLFRGMLGEIEAMAQKMQAEGRPFLFGEHFGPVDAYALTLMRWGGFAGIDPQTFPALWAHVQKVAELPAVKRAMERERLQLNVYKAA from the coding sequence ATGACGATGAAGCTGTATTTCGGCCCCGGCGCCTGTTCCTTCGTGCCGCACACGCTGCTGGAGACCAGCGGCGCGGCGTACGAGCCCGTGTTGGTGAAGCTGCACAAGCAGGAGAACCTGGGCGAGGCGTTTCGCGCCCTCAACCCGCGCGGCCAGGTGCCGGTGGTGGTGGACGACGGCCAGGCGATCACGCAGATCCTGGCCATCGTCGATTACCTCGACGCGAAGTTCCCGCAGTGCAACTTCCTGCCGCGCGAGCCGCGCGAGCGCGCGCGCGTGATGGAAACGCTGGCGTGGATGAACAACACGGCCCATCCGACGTTCACGCACGTCTTCATGCCCTACAAGTTCGTCGAGGGCGACGGCGAGCAGGCCGCGGTGAAGGCGCACAACGCCAAGCTGTTCCGCGGCATGCTGGGCGAGATCGAGGCCATGGCGCAGAAGATGCAGGCCGAAGGGCGCCCGTTCCTCTTCGGGGAACACTTCGGCCCTGTCGATGCCTACGCGCTCACCTTGATGCGCTGGGGCGGCTTCGCCGGCATCGACCCGCAAACCTTCCCGGCGCTGTGGGCGCACGTGCAGAAGGTCGCGGAATTGCCGGCGGTCAAGCGCGCGATGGAGCGCGAGCGCCTGCAGCTGAACGTCTACAAGGCGGCCTGA
- a CDS encoding nuclear transport factor 2 family protein, with protein sequence MPTPATLEAFIARVESNAHVEAIRDFYTEDATMRENFEAPRVGREALMAHEAKALARTASVTSQCVRPVFLNGDHVVIRWIFEFTSKEGTKARIEELAYQRWRGEKVCEEQFFYDPKQFAFR encoded by the coding sequence ATGCCCACGCCCGCCACGCTCGAAGCCTTCATCGCCCGCGTCGAATCGAACGCGCACGTCGAGGCGATCCGCGACTTCTACACCGAGGACGCGACGATGCGCGAGAACTTCGAGGCGCCGCGCGTGGGCCGCGAGGCGCTGATGGCGCACGAGGCGAAGGCGCTGGCGCGCACCGCCTCGGTCACTTCTCAGTGCGTACGTCCCGTTTTCCTCAATGGCGACCACGTCGTGATCCGCTGGATCTTCGAGTTCACCTCCAAGGAAGGCACGAAGGCGCGCATCGAGGAGCTGGCGTACCAGCGCTGGCGCGGCGAGAAGGTGTGCGAGGAGCAGTTCTTCTACGACCCGAAGCAGTTCGCCTTCCGCTGA
- a CDS encoding biotin--[acetyl-CoA-carboxylase] ligase, whose translation MIRAGEAIRDGVSPLVPGFTVEVLPEVDSTNTELMRRARAGRTEPVLLVAEHQTAGRGRLGRNWASAPGDSLTFSLGLMLAPAAWSGLSLAVGVALAETLHPRVRIKWPNDLWLDDRKLAGILIETASSTADANGPRYAVIGVGINVARPPADGLATPPAGLDEVMPQARARDVLVRLARPLVEAVKAFETFGFAPFQARFEARDALRDRAVALSDGTAGTAHGTTEAGGLLVHTAAGMVAVTSAEVSVRPARGE comes from the coding sequence GTGATCCGTGCCGGTGAAGCGATCCGGGACGGCGTCTCGCCGCTGGTTCCCGGCTTCACCGTCGAAGTCCTCCCCGAGGTCGACTCCACCAACACCGAGCTGATGCGGCGCGCCCGCGCGGGGCGCACCGAGCCCGTGCTGCTGGTCGCCGAACACCAGACGGCCGGCCGCGGCCGCCTCGGGCGCAACTGGGCCAGCGCGCCGGGCGACTCGCTCACCTTCTCGCTGGGCCTGATGCTGGCGCCCGCCGCCTGGTCGGGGCTTTCGCTGGCCGTGGGCGTGGCGCTGGCCGAGACGCTGCACCCGCGCGTGCGCATCAAGTGGCCCAACGACCTGTGGCTGGACGACCGCAAGCTCGCCGGCATCCTGATCGAGACCGCCAGTTCCACCGCCGATGCGAACGGCCCGCGCTACGCCGTCATCGGGGTGGGCATCAACGTCGCCCGGCCGCCCGCAGACGGCCTCGCGACGCCGCCGGCGGGCCTGGACGAAGTCATGCCCCAGGCCCGCGCCCGCGACGTCCTGGTGCGCCTCGCGCGCCCGCTGGTCGAGGCCGTGAAGGCCTTCGAGACCTTCGGCTTCGCGCCCTTCCAGGCGCGCTTCGAGGCGCGCGACGCGCTGCGCGACCGCGCCGTGGCCCTGTCCGACGGCACGGCGGGCACGGCGCACGGCACCACCGAGGCCGGCGGCCTGCTGGTGCATACTGCGGCCGGCATGGTGGCGGTGACCAGCGCGGAAGTGAGCGTGCGGCCCGCGAGAGGGGAATGA
- a CDS encoding DNA topoisomerase III, whose product MSQKTLIIAEKPSVANDLVRALTPVAGKFDKHDEYFENEKYIVTSAVGHLVEIQAPEQYDVKRGKWSFAHLPVIPPHFDLKPVDKTKTRLNAVVKLAKRKDVAELINACDAGREGELIFRLIEQYAGGGKALGKPVKRLWLQSMTPQAIRDGFDALRSDKQMAGLASAARSRSEADWLVGINGTRAMTAFNSRDGGFFLTTVGRVQTPTLAVVVEREEQIRKFVSRDYWEVHATFLAEAGEYTAKWFDPKWKKNPDDAEMRADRVWTEKEAHAIAAAVRGKSASVTEEAKPTTQASPGLFDLTTLQREANGRFGYSAKTTLALAQSLYERHKALTYPRTDSRHLPEDYLPVVKDTMGMLAKSGMKHLAPFAKQAMQDGYVKPNKRIFDNAKVSDHFAIIPTLEAPHGLSDAEQRLYDLVVKRFLSVFFPSAEYLVTTRISQAVGHSFRTEGRVLVKPGWLAIWGKEAESADTPAEDSKMLVAVKPGEMVRTERIEPKGLKTRPPARYSEATLLSAMEGAGKTIEDDDLREAMHEKGLGTPATRAAIIEGLINEKYMFRDGRELIPTAKAFQLMTLLRGLGVEELSKPELTGEWEYKLAQMEHGKLSRDAFMREIAEMTKHIVEKAKTYDRDSVPGDYATLHTPCPNCGGVVQENYRRYTCIGKPKAQPCGFSFTKIPAGRAFELAEVEKFLQDKRIGPLEGFRSKAGWPFTAELTLKFDEEEKNWKLEFDFGKEDDPAETGEVVDFSAQEPLGPCPKCGARVFEWGSNYVCERSVPTAGHLTPSCDFRTGKIILQQPVSREEVTKLLTTGKTSLLDKFVSMRTRRAFKAFLAWDKEAGKVNFEFEPRTSKFPPRKTAAKFAAKAAPAAKKAPAAKKAPAAKKAAAKKAPRKTTGGLTPSAALAAVIGPEPVARTEATKKLWDYIKAHNLQDAKDKRSINADEKLKPVFGKAQVTMFEIAKVLSNHLS is encoded by the coding sequence ATGAGCCAAAAGACACTGATCATTGCCGAGAAGCCTTCCGTCGCGAACGACCTGGTCCGGGCGCTCACGCCGGTGGCCGGCAAATTCGACAAGCACGACGAGTATTTCGAGAACGAGAAGTACATCGTCACGAGTGCCGTCGGCCACCTGGTGGAGATCCAGGCGCCCGAGCAGTACGACGTCAAGCGCGGCAAGTGGAGCTTCGCCCACCTGCCCGTGATCCCGCCGCACTTCGACCTGAAACCGGTGGACAAGACCAAGACGCGCCTGAACGCGGTGGTCAAGCTCGCCAAGCGCAAGGACGTGGCCGAGCTCATCAATGCCTGCGACGCGGGCCGCGAGGGTGAACTCATCTTCCGCCTGATCGAGCAGTACGCCGGCGGCGGCAAGGCGCTGGGCAAGCCGGTCAAGCGCCTGTGGCTGCAGTCCATGACGCCGCAGGCCATCCGCGACGGCTTCGATGCGCTGCGCAGCGACAAGCAGATGGCGGGCTTGGCCAGCGCCGCGCGCTCGCGCTCCGAGGCCGACTGGCTGGTCGGCATCAACGGCACGCGGGCCATGACGGCCTTCAATTCGCGCGACGGCGGCTTCTTCCTGACCACCGTGGGACGCGTGCAGACGCCCACGCTGGCGGTGGTGGTCGAGCGCGAGGAGCAGATCCGCAAGTTCGTCAGCCGCGACTACTGGGAGGTGCACGCCACCTTCCTGGCCGAGGCCGGCGAGTACACGGCCAAGTGGTTCGACCCCAAGTGGAAGAAGAACCCCGACGACGCGGAAATGCGAGCCGACCGGGTGTGGACCGAGAAGGAGGCGCACGCCATCGCCGCGGCCGTGCGCGGCAAGTCGGCGTCCGTCACCGAGGAGGCCAAGCCGACCACGCAGGCTTCGCCGGGCCTGTTCGACCTGACCACACTGCAGCGCGAGGCCAACGGCCGCTTCGGCTACTCGGCCAAGACCACGCTGGCGCTGGCCCAGTCGCTCTACGAACGCCACAAGGCGCTCACCTACCCGCGGACCGATTCCCGCCACCTGCCCGAGGACTACCTGCCGGTGGTCAAGGACACGATGGGCATGCTGGCCAAGAGCGGCATGAAGCACCTGGCGCCTTTTGCGAAGCAGGCAATGCAGGACGGCTACGTCAAGCCGAACAAGCGCATCTTCGACAACGCCAAGGTGTCGGACCACTTCGCCATCATCCCGACGCTGGAAGCGCCGCACGGCCTGTCGGACGCCGAGCAGCGCCTGTACGACCTGGTGGTCAAGCGCTTCCTGTCGGTGTTCTTCCCCAGCGCCGAGTACCTGGTGACCACGCGCATCTCCCAGGCGGTCGGCCACAGCTTCCGCACCGAGGGCCGCGTGCTGGTCAAGCCGGGCTGGCTCGCGATCTGGGGCAAGGAGGCCGAAAGCGCCGACACGCCGGCCGAGGACAGCAAGATGCTGGTGGCGGTGAAGCCCGGCGAGATGGTGCGCACCGAGCGCATCGAGCCCAAGGGCCTGAAGACGCGGCCGCCCGCACGCTATTCGGAGGCGACGCTGCTCTCCGCGATGGAAGGCGCGGGCAAGACCATCGAGGACGACGACCTGCGCGAGGCCATGCACGAGAAGGGCCTGGGCACGCCGGCCACGCGCGCGGCCATCATCGAAGGCCTGATCAACGAGAAGTACATGTTCCGCGACGGGCGCGAACTGATCCCCACCGCGAAGGCCTTCCAGCTGATGACGCTGCTGCGCGGGCTGGGCGTGGAGGAACTGTCCAAGCCCGAGCTGACCGGCGAGTGGGAATACAAGCTCGCCCAGATGGAGCACGGCAAGCTCTCGCGCGACGCCTTCATGCGCGAGATCGCCGAGATGACGAAGCACATCGTCGAGAAGGCCAAGACGTACGACCGCGACAGCGTGCCGGGCGACTACGCGACGCTGCACACGCCTTGCCCGAATTGCGGCGGCGTGGTGCAGGAGAACTACCGCCGCTACACCTGCATCGGCAAGCCCAAGGCGCAGCCCTGCGGTTTCTCGTTCACCAAGATCCCGGCGGGCCGCGCGTTCGAGCTCGCCGAAGTCGAGAAATTCCTGCAGGACAAGCGCATCGGCCCGCTGGAAGGCTTCCGCTCCAAGGCGGGCTGGCCTTTCACCGCCGAACTCACGCTGAAGTTCGACGAGGAAGAGAAGAACTGGAAGCTGGAGTTCGATTTCGGCAAGGAGGACGACCCGGCCGAAACCGGCGAGGTGGTCGACTTCAGCGCGCAGGAGCCGCTGGGCCCGTGCCCGAAGTGCGGCGCGCGCGTGTTCGAGTGGGGCAGCAACTACGTGTGCGAACGCTCCGTGCCGACCGCCGGGCACCTCACGCCCAGCTGCGACTTCCGCACCGGCAAGATCATCCTGCAGCAGCCGGTGTCGCGCGAGGAAGTGACGAAGCTGCTGACGACGGGCAAGACCAGCCTGCTCGACAAGTTCGTGTCGATGCGCACGCGGCGCGCGTTCAAGGCTTTCCTGGCGTGGGACAAGGAGGCGGGCAAGGTGAACTTCGAGTTCGAGCCGCGCACCTCGAAGTTCCCGCCGAGGAAGACTGCCGCGAAGTTCGCGGCGAAGGCGGCGCCGGCGGCGAAGAAGGCGCCCGCCGCCAAGAAGGCTCCGGCCGCGAAGAAGGCTGCGGCAAAGAAGGCCCCGCGCAAGACGACGGGCGGGCTCACCCCCAGCGCCGCACTCGCCGCCGTGATCGGGCCGGAACCGGTGGCGCGCACCGAGGCGACCAAGAAGCTGTGGGACTACATCAAGGCCCACAACCTGCAGGACGCCAAGGACAAGCGCTCGATCAACGCCGACGAGAAGCTCAAGCCCGTCTTCGGCAAGGCGCAGGTGACGATGTTCGAGATCGCCAAGGTGCTGAGCAACCACCTGAGCTGA
- a CDS encoding YbhB/YbcL family Raf kinase inhibitor-like protein, whose product MRTTLMFLGAFAVASAHAAGFKLESPDVKANATMDKKFEANVFGCSGENKSPALKWSGAPKDTKSFVVTVYDPDAPTGSGFWHWFVYNIPATVTELPANAGAQGGANLPKGAAMNRIDYGFAAWGGACPPPGDKPHRYVFTVYSLKTDKLDLPPDATAAVAGFMTNMNKIASATFTAKYGRPADKKK is encoded by the coding sequence ATGCGGACCACGCTGATGTTCCTTGGGGCCTTCGCCGTCGCGAGCGCCCACGCCGCCGGTTTCAAGCTCGAAAGTCCCGACGTCAAGGCCAACGCCACGATGGACAAGAAGTTCGAGGCCAACGTGTTCGGCTGCAGCGGCGAAAACAAGTCGCCGGCGCTGAAGTGGAGCGGCGCGCCCAAGGACACCAAGAGCTTTGTCGTGACGGTGTACGACCCCGATGCGCCGACCGGCTCGGGCTTCTGGCACTGGTTCGTCTACAACATCCCCGCCACCGTGACCGAGCTGCCGGCCAACGCCGGCGCGCAGGGCGGCGCCAACCTGCCCAAGGGTGCGGCGATGAACCGCATCGACTACGGCTTCGCCGCGTGGGGCGGCGCGTGCCCGCCGCCGGGCGACAAGCCGCACCGCTACGTCTTCACCGTCTACTCCCTCAAGACCGACAAGCTCGACTTGCCGCCCGATGCGACGGCCGCCGTCGCGGGCTTCATGACGAACATGAACAAGATCGCGTCGGCCACCTTCACGGCGAAGTACGGCCGGCCGGCCGACAAGAAGAAGTAG
- a CDS encoding SPOR domain-containing protein: MMLRLLVLLLVLANAAYYAWSRQLLAPVGLAPTQQAEPQRVGQQVKPEAVRLLPGDEARRIEIAAAPRPTECVQAGLFTDPEADSLKSALEGWPPGSWSLEAATEPARWIVYMGKYPDAGSLEKKKAELRGLNVSFEPLANPSMEPGISLGGYPTEAAAKQQMEALAQKGVRTAKVVQERAEARGQSLKFPAIDDTLRPKLDDLKTALNGKPLKACR, from the coding sequence ATGATGCTGCGCCTGCTGGTCCTGCTGCTCGTGCTCGCGAACGCGGCGTACTACGCGTGGTCGCGCCAGCTGCTGGCGCCCGTGGGCCTGGCGCCCACGCAGCAGGCCGAGCCGCAGCGCGTGGGGCAGCAGGTCAAGCCCGAAGCCGTGCGCCTGCTGCCCGGCGACGAAGCCCGGCGCATCGAGATCGCCGCCGCGCCGCGGCCCACCGAATGCGTGCAGGCGGGCCTGTTCACCGACCCGGAAGCCGATTCGCTGAAGTCCGCGCTGGAGGGCTGGCCGCCTGGCAGCTGGTCGCTCGAGGCGGCCACCGAGCCCGCGCGCTGGATCGTCTACATGGGCAAGTACCCCGACGCCGGCTCGCTGGAGAAGAAGAAGGCCGAGCTGCGCGGCCTGAACGTGTCCTTCGAGCCGCTCGCCAACCCCTCGATGGAGCCCGGCATCTCGCTGGGCGGCTACCCGACCGAAGCGGCCGCCAAGCAGCAGATGGAGGCGCTTGCGCAGAAAGGCGTGCGCACGGCCAAGGTGGTGCAGGAAAGGGCCGAGGCGCGCGGCCAGTCGCTGAAGTTCCCGGCCATCGACGACACGCTGCGGCCGAAGCTCGACGACCTCAAGACCGCCCTGAACGGCAAGCCGCTGAAGGCCTGCCGCTGA